A region from the Onthophagus taurus isolate NC chromosome 8, IU_Otau_3.0, whole genome shotgun sequence genome encodes:
- the LOC111419817 gene encoding N-alpha-acetyltransferase 35, NatC auxiliary subunit has protein sequence MDYLEPDMNGAVHHSTKVNYNWVDITEDFLTSVKDLQLGELLHDNLFGLFEAMSAIEMMDPKMDAGMLCNRGTKKAKSFDQAVKDNSLKLEGLSYEEQIGIIDQTLACIVSWLEGHSLAQTVFTNLYLHNSYQIADRPLKAFCLTVYKLLEIIKDYIHKAMVYEEEDFQPMQYGYQLNPDISEQRIITMLREVEEELHRKMQNRDRENDIEGLVALFTRIKFMRVLYQVLIMLIQRKDDSPMIIDCHRLLAAASDMLFVMKKTVELGIQPPDENSHMMGFQPFINQRLLPPTFPRYTKIKPRKEAMVYFEIMIERFKNLTKIQSINSLHQALDFFIEFSKVAPCILSRSALQLLYVPNNTILTTANYMALKDILRDAAKQFISPPALVSKAILHNNQQARIYVDTFFAHCTRPFANFLQLCGHNRARQRDKLAHLLEEFTALQDEGERVDAYLHNISVAYSRPHLACFGTWILYHTLRIMIMYLLSGFELELYSIHEYYYIYWYLYEFLYGWLISALTRADTFLMEQERAMDVQKTKGTNKKKMKFKKKTRPHNRDILFYQALQNMCGGYYKALMGFRMDGKLTMPHPQFDSEQVRYEHRFAPFQNLLTPPPVQYVEFRDLIASNRYQQQSADSMYMYISGCKHFHQAKQLLETLNSTDGEILELLRIAKTNFIVLKLLAGGHRKDSSVPPEFLFKTNKHFPILKLT, from the exons atggattatCTAGAGCC GGACATGAATGGGGCCGTACACCATTCCACAAAGGTTAATTACAACTGGGTAGATATCACTGAAGATTTTTTAACATCTGTGAAAG ATTTGCAGCTTGGAGAATTGCTCCATGATAATCTTTTTGGGCTCTTTGAGGCAATGTCAGCTATTGAAATGATGGACCCAAAAATGGACGCAGGGATGTTATGCAATAGAGGCACTAAAAAAGCAAAATCTTTTGATCAAGCTGTTAAG gaTAACAGTTTAAAATTGGAAGGATTGAGTTATGAGGAACAAATTGGTATAATTGACCAAACATTAGCTTGCATTGTGTCTTGGTTAGAGGGTCATTCTTTGGCACAAACTGTTTTTACTAATTTATATCTCCATAATTCTTATCAAATTGCTGATCGACCCTTAAAAGCTTTTTGTTTAACAGTTTACAAACTTTTAGAGATTATAAAGGATTATATTCATAA ggcTATGGTTTATGAAGAAGAAGATTTTCAGCCCATGCAGTATGGGTATCAATTAAATCCTGATATTTCTGAACAACGCATTATCACAATGTTACGAGAAGTTGAAGAGGAACTCCATCGCAAGATGCAGAATAGAGATCGTGAAAATGAT attgAAGGCTTGGTGGCTTTATTTACCCGAATAAAATTTATGCGAGTTTTGTACcaagttttaataatgttgATTCAGCGCAAAGATGATTCCCCAATGATAATCGATTGTCATCGACTTTTGGCGGCTGCTTCCGATATGTTATTTGTGATGAAGAAGACTGTGGAACTTGGGATTCAGCCTCCAGATg AAAACTCCCACATGATGGGGTTCCAACCTTTCATAAACCAAAGATTGCTTCCCCCAACATTTCCTAGATACACCAAGATCAAACCACGAAAAGAAGCGAtggtttattttgaaattatgatcgagcgatttaaaaatttaactaaaatacaATCAATTAATTCTTTGCATCAAGCTTTG gatttttttattgaatttagcAAAGTGGCGCCGTGTATTTTATCGAGATCGGCGCTCCAATTGCTGTATGTTCCAAATAATACCATTTTAACGACTGCTAATTATATGGCTTTGAAGGATATTTTAAGGGATGCTgctaaacaatttatttcgcCCCCCGCGTTGGTTTCTAAAGCTATTTTACATAATAACCAACag gCAAGGATTTATGTGGATACATTTTTTGCTCATTGCACGAGGCCGTTTGCAAATTTTCTCCAATTATGTGGTCATAATAGAGCGCGCCAACGGGATAAATTGGCGCATCTTCTCGAAGAGTTTACGGCGCTTCAAGATGAAGGGGAAAGAGTGGATGCTTACCTCCATAACATATCTGTGGCGTATTCCCGGCCGCATTTAGCGTGTTTTGGAACTTGGATTTTGTATCACACATTAAGAATAATGATAATGTATTTGTTATCCGGGTTCGAATTGGAATTATATAGCATAcatgaatattattatatttattggtATCTTTATGAATTCCTTTACGGTTGGTTAATATCTGCTTTAACTCGCGCCGATACTTTTTTGATGGAACAAGAGCGCGCAATGGACGTACAAAAAACGAAAGGAACAAAtaagaagaagatgaaatttaaaaagaaaacgagGCCGCATAACAGAGACATATTGTTTTATCAAGCGCTACAAAATATGTGTGGCGGGTATTATAAGGCTTTAATGGGATTTCGAATGGACGGGAAACTAACCATGCCGCACCCCCAATTCGACAGCGAACAAGTTCGTTATGAACACCGTTTTGCGCCGtttcaaaatcttttaacGCCACCCCCCGTTCAATATGTTGAATTTCGCGATCTTATAGCTTCGAATAGATATCAACAACAATCAGCTGATAgcatgtatatgtatatttctGGTTGTAAACATTTTCATCAGGCGAAACAGCTCTTGGAAACTTTAAACTCAACGGATGGCGAAATTTTGGAATTACTCAGAATCGCAAagacaaattttattgttttaaaattattagctGGTGGTCATCGTAAAGATTCGTCTGTTCCACccgagtttttatttaaaaccaatAAGCATTTTCcgattttaaagttaacttag
- the LOC111419809 gene encoding tubulin polyglutamylase complex subunit 2 — protein MDFVVETISTDSFYSNLLLGLPKVLEKNKRFGIKKLYLMRHQPVPNTEICAWEQKNGILFPEDLRNFYSSTDGFCYTWFCEYGMRKTNVTGKLEISPLNKVIQVVGYRTHTDPGVQLDGVKYKLKLGQNSKVFEISQLENTKICVVYLTTRFVPTIWLCTQDMQFYYLADNFTMYFRMAIAHLGFPYWQLLYTPHGIPEWAKVLIRLFYPKMLNKRTKTVEVIKKDRSKKLQDNYPVNKLDVNVFKYHTKSIRPTTTVVRRDKTPSPSKSPRKKKYYWVKSRYLKKGGNNIIIKSNK, from the exons ATGGATTTTGTCGTAGAAACGATATCAACAGATTCGTTTTACTCCAACTTATTGTTAGGTTTACCgaaagttttagaaaaaaataaaagatttgggattaaaaagttgtatttgATGAGACACCAGCCGGTGCCTAACACTGAAATTTGcgcctgggagcaaaaaaatgGGATTTTGTTTCCGGAGGATCtcagaaatttttattcatcaACAGACGGGTTTTGTTACACTTGGTTTTGCGAATACGGAA TGCGAAAAACAAACGTGACGGGGAAATTGGAAATATCCCcgttaaataaagttattcaAGTTGTTGGGTACCGAACACACACCGACCCAGGAGTCCAATTAGACGgagttaaatataaattaaaattgggaCAAAACAGCAAAGTTTTTGAGATCTCTCAACTAGAAAACACCAAAATTTGCGTCGTTTATTTAACAACTAGATTTGTCCCAACCATATGGCTTTGCACTCAAGACatgcaattttattatttagctGACAATTTCACAATGTATTTTAGAATGGCAATAGCTCACTTAGGCTTTCCATATTGGCAGCTTTTATACACTCCCCACGGAATTCCCGAATGGGCTAAa gttcttatacgattattttacccaaaaatgttaaataaacgGACAAAAACCGttgaagtaataaaaaagGATCGCTCGAAAAAGCTACAAGATAACTACCCCGTTAATAAATTAGACGTTAACGTTTTTAAATATCACACAAAAAGCATTCGTCCAACCACAACGGTTGTTCGGCGAGATAAAACACCTTCACCATCAAAATCGCCgaggaaaaagaaatattattgggtaaaaagtagatatttaaaaaaaggggGCAATAACATCATtataaaaagcaacaaataa